From Choristoneura fumiferana chromosome 7, NRCan_CFum_1, whole genome shotgun sequence, the proteins below share one genomic window:
- the mRpL33 gene encoding mitochondrial ribosomal protein L33: MFLTNILFKKAKSKHIMVLMESMVSGHKFISIRERLADKLELLRFDPYIRAQSLYKERKKIRSIKSS; the protein is encoded by the exons ATGTTTCTCACAAATATACTGTTTAAAAAGGCGAAAAGCAA GCATATTATGGTGCTGATGGAGAGCATGGTGTCGGGACATAAGTTTATATCTATCCGGGAGCGACTCGCAGACAAACTCGAGCTGCTAAGATTTGATCCCTACA tccgAGCACAAAGTCTTTACAAGGAGAGAAAAAAGATCAGGAGCATCAAATCttcataa